CCCGTTCACAGATGTAAATCAATTTTGGAAATTTGTTTTGCATCAATTGATTGAATTCGAAAATCTTTTAAGACCGATAATACATCAATTTAATTAATCTTCAATGCCATAAATCCATAactacaaatacatatatatcaatatatatgTGCTTACACATGTGGCCAAATAAATAGGTGTCAGTCTGAGGATTCAAAAACTGCTCATATAAAATTGATGTAAATTTTCAATTCGTAtcttgaaataaaataaagtaagtcCCAAAAATAATAAGACCACTTCAAACAAAATTTGGCTATTTTAATTGGTTCAACCATGGGTCAGTGCTTAATAATAGGTCTATTTTAgatataattaaaactaaatactaaaaaaagtatttttttttttggaaaagcGTTTTTCAAGAACTTGCCTATGaaattttgatttctttctttccaGTTTATAAGGACATAGATGCCTTTTTCTATTATTAGTCAGCAATATGCATTTAATTTTGGTAAGcaataattttaaacttgTCTCTGAAATTATgtgcaatttttattatattgtCTTATTTTTTGTCTAGATTACCAATATTTATGCATATTATATACACAAAGGGGAATTAAATTGGCTCTTCcccttaaaatttatttaaaacccTTTagcaattgtttatgttttaagGATTGTTAAGTTTTCGACTTTCAGAAACGTTTTACACCTTTTTTGACAAGTTTTAGGGGCGTATTCTTGGTTGGGAGCCTGTTATTCGAACCCTTGATTGTGGCCAGGACTGGAATTACATCTATGCTGAATCTAATGCCGTCTTGAACTATAGTTTCAGCCGATCCTGTGTCGATTGCCCTTCATTTCATTCAAAGCGATGCAGAATTACGGGCTGTATTTTTGCTCAAATGTtcaaaaaacttaattttgaGGTGAAAGCTCACatgaggaaaaaaaaaaacatatttgcAATTTAGTTTTCATTAGTTTAAGTCAATTTTGgtattgaatttttgttattaCCACAAAAGaactatatttaattaaaatcggaGGACTTTTCTAGCGATAGATCTAGAATTTTGAAGATAATTCAGCTGTACTAACATTTTGATGTCATATACAAAGATGAAATTATCAAAAATTAGCCTTACttataatgaaaatttaaataaatttccttGACTATATCAgatacttatatatgtatgtacataagttTTATTAAAGAAACATGGAAGGTTTTTGAAGTGTCAATCGAAGAAGATATATTCTATGAAGATGAACTATATAGATCTGCAGAATTCTTTATACTACTTACAATATTGTAAGTGAAATTTCTAATATAATCCACTAATTATTGCAAGAGTAAatatactaaaaaaaataattgtgtGTGTTAAACAAATCTCATATCCATTAagcattaattttatttatagcaTTTCCACAAGCCGCAAGGTACATACAAACTTAACgtaattaaattgaatgcaCTTACACATTTAGATATCGAAGCCAATGGACAATTAGAGCCAATTACATTGTCTATCAATATAATAGAATCGATTACGTGGGAGGTAccattgaacatttttatttttttatggcCTATCAGACTATTGAATGGAAAAGAGATTAAAATCCAAAATCAAATAAAGAGacggaaaaaaattaatacagCAAAATGGCTGAAGATGATGACACATTTTGGCTAGACTGTCAATTATTTTTATAGAGAAATTAAGCTGCGTATATAGGCAAAACCCGACTATTGCGTTTAGCAGTTGGCATGGAAGGACCTTGGATTGTGTTGAAGTTGCATCATAAAGCAAAAGTTCATCAAAAGTTttatgatggtgatgatgatgatgtggagAAGACAAGTTCAAGTTGTTGCATGTTTTGAATTTCAGACATGTTTATAACTATTGTGAGAAGGGTGTGACCCGACATCACCAGCAGGCAGgagcaatagcagcagcagcaacaagaaaGTTCAATTGCCGCCTCATCCATGCAACATGCAGCACAGGCGGGGCATTATTGTGGCAAGTTGGATGAGCTCGACGTCGACTGTTCATCAAGTTCATTCCACTTGGCATTAAAAAGCAGCGTCAACAAAACATTCTAAGAATGCTGTGCAACAGacatacagacagacagacactGACAGTGAGATCTGTTTATAGACTCTCATCTGGCGACGACGACATTTACTTAATTACTTGGGCAGTATGAAAAAGTCTTGGTTGTTGGGTTGGTTGAAGCCGCATGTTCACTTGGTTATATCATggtttaattacattttttttatagacaATGTTGCTAGGTTGCTAACCCACGCACCCtcaattgcaaaaatttgttcctattatctttttttttgccaagtCAAGGTTAGTCCTTTGGCTATATTTAGATGACTTTTACGCTCTCTTTCACTTACGTATAATTAATAAGGCAAAGCATTCATTAATTTGGCATTAGCCTGGTCAATTtaccacaaaaaaagaatgaaagcacaccaaaaaaaaaaaaaaacgattctTTTGGTATGCTCGGGTTATTGGGTATTCTGATATTTGACCCTTGATGAGGTGAGAGGTGAGTGAATGGATTGACTGAATGGATGGATTGGTTAGTCggtttgttggttggttggttggttggttgggaTGGATGTGTGTGGGTATTGATGGATTGATATCAGACTGAACCCGTAATTATGGTAACATGGCAAACAAACAACCACATCGAAAGCGTGCATAGGACATAGACACAGACATAGCACCAACATAACACAAAACCCtatggccaaaaggagccaaaGAGGAACGAACGTGATAGAAAAACATAATGCCATACATATTTATTGTTATAGCGCGTGTTTCGTTGTACTTGTACCTACAATACCGACTGCGTCCTCATTGCGAGGCACAAGTAAAGTTGATTGACAGGATATAGATGACAATGGCTCTTTAGAATTGAGAGGGGGGATGGGGGGTGGGCGGTTGGTGGGTTGTCTGGTTGGCTGGTTGGATGACTGTTTGGTTGGCAGGCAGGATGGTGGTGGGATGGAAGGTGGCAAACGGTAGTGGGTAGTCGGCAATCGGCGTAGGCCATTAATATTAATCAAACGCACATACACGTGAGCTGCTTCACCTGCCAGCGGCGACAGTTTTGGGACATTTATCGATTTGCTTGCCGAATTGTACAACCGAATTGTGGGTTAACGCTCACTTGTTCAATATGTTTATCCAATTTTGCTGCACATGACATTTCTCATTCTACGCCTCCTTCCTTTCGCTGCTCGGCGTCCAGCAACCACACTCAGTCTCAATTTTCAATCATTTAAACATTTCTCCTTGGCCACACGGTTAAAGTTCGACTATTATGGACGCACGGACTCGACACGCTCGACGGGCGCCAACTGTAGGACTGACTGATTGGATGGCTCTTGTCTCGTTGGCCTTTTTTTCTCCGCTATTTTTTTGATTCCAATTATAAGGAGCTGAAGGACTAATGCGGACGCTACGCTGTTTTGTTTATAGCTGCGTTtgcaattgctgctgctgctgctgcttttgttattgttgttgatgtcGGCATTTGTCGTTGTCCAGACGGATGCAAGGATTGTAGAGACCTGCGCAGTAAGTCAAACACCAAAAAGTAACGGTACCATATATTTGAATTGCCTTACGAAATTAACCCTATATCCTAACGGTTTTTAAGGAAcctacaaaaagaaataagaagtGCAGCTTGCTTGTGTTAAACATCCTGATTTTATTGAATTAATAGAAATTCATCTAAAAATGAATCTGATATGGAGGATTTTAGAGCCAACATCATTTgtcttatatttttttttaaaatttaacgGCGATCGTATTGTAGCTGCAAATGATATCGATAACAAGTGATAACGACAAGTGTTACAAACAGTCGATACTTATCGAAACACAGAAACAGCTGAGTTCCCACAGACCTGCTCCCACATCCAAAGGTTAGATAATAAAAATCAACATGGCATTTAAATTTGTGGCCCGATCCTGCAACTCCCTGCTGCAGCATGCCACACGACGTTCTCATCTCACATTGACATGGAGCCGAACATTATCCCATTATCCAGTAAACGATGCTCTATTCGGCCTGGATGAGGAGCGCCAGAAGCTGCGCGAGATcgcttttaatttctttcaaaAGGAGATAGCTCCACAGGCGAAGGAGATAGACAAACTGGATAATTTCAAGCAAGTGTTTTAATGGCAGGAGATCGCTGTGATCTAACTTCACTCTGACATTCTAGGGATATGCGTCCGTTTTGGCAGAAACTTGGTGAATTGGGTTTTTTGGGTATCACAGCGGAACCAGAATATGGCGGAACAGGTGGCACCTATTTGGATCACTGCATCATTCTAGAGGAATTTTCACGGTACTCTACTTTCACTTAATTTGGTTCTTAAGGCCATTTCACTGAATATTTTTCATCTGTTTTAGTGCTGCTGGAGGAGTGGCTCTGTCATATGGTGCTCACTCTAATCTGTGCATTAATCAGCTAACCAAAAATGGTACGCCcgaacaaaaggcaaagtatTTGCCCAAATTGTGCAGCGGAGAACATATTGGTGGCCTGGCCATGTCTGAGCCTGGAGCTGGCTCTGATGTTGTGTCGATGAAATTGCGTGCCGAACGTAAAGGCGATTATTATGTGCTGAATGGAACAAAGTTTTGGATTACAAATGGTTCCGATGCGGATACATTGATTGTTTATGCCCGAACAGGACCCAGTGATGCACCAGGGCATGGCATTACAGCCTTTATTGTGGAGACGGCCTGGGAGGGATTCAGTGTGGCCCAGAAGCTCGATAAGCTTGGTATGCGCGGCAGTAGCACCTGTGAGCTGGTGTTCCAAGATTTGAAAGTGCCAGCCAAAAATATTCTTGGCCAGGAAAACAAAGGAGTCTATGTGCTGATGTCTGGCCTGGACTACGAGCGTTTGGTACTGGCTGCAGGACCAGTGGGTCTTATGCAAGCAGCCTGTGATGTTGCCTTTGACTATGCACATCAGCGCAAGCAAAAGAACAAACTAATTGGTGAATTCCAGTTGCTTCAAGGAAAAATGGCAGACATGTACACCTTACTAAGCGCCTCCCGTAGCTACTTGTATGCCGTGGCCAGATCATGCGATAATGGTGTGCGCAGTTCAAAGGATTGTGCTGGTGTTATTTTGTATTGCGCCGAAAATGCCACTAAATTGGCCTTAGATGCCATTCAGATACTCGGTGGTAATGGCTATATTAACGAGAATCCCACTGGTCGTTTGTTGCGTGATGCAAAGCTCTACGAGATTGGAGCTGGCACCTCTGAGATAAGACGCTGGCTAATTGGACGGCAATTGAACCAGGAATATAAGTAGAATGACAATGGACATGTTTATAAAACCTTTCCGTTGAGATGACAAACGCTGATAGATTCAGGACAAACCGAAACCAAACAGACTAATTGttgcatttatatatttttaaagaattttattCAAGCGTACCTAAACATTGTGCCTTTTTTGTAAAACAAACTGCAtgtataataattaattaataaagaGCAAAATGATCatatttttagatttattCGCTTTGCTCGCAGGATACAGTAAAACACTTTGATAGCATACAATTAGGGTTAGGCTTttttatagcatacttattTGGCTTTACGGCATACTAAAATAATCTGACaaactttaaatatattttaagcaAATTGACTTTATTCTTGTTCATAGTCCTAAATTCTAAATGTTTTTTGAAAAATCCGAAATGTGATTTTTAGAATTTCGTCAAGCTGTGATTGATTTTCTCATAGATCCAGTCAATATAGTGACAAACCCGTACATAAACTCCCGGTCTATTCTGATAACCGCAATGCTGTCCCCATGATATAATGCCATATAGAGTTTCGCCATCTGAAAAAAGGTTTAAAATCAAacttaaaattattaaactaGGGGCATTCTCACCTTCATCAGAGCAGACAAGTGGACCACCAGAATCGCCCTCACATGCGTCTACACTCTCATCCATGGAGCCGGCACAGAACATTCCTGAAATCAATTTAATGAATTAGTCAATAATATATTAGAGATCCCTCTTCGATCGAACGATTAATACCATCGGTCATTGCATCGCCATAGACATTTGAGCGTTTGCAAGTGGCATCAGATAAAATGGGCAACTGAGCTGATCTAAGAATCTGGGATGGAGCtgagaatataaattttaaatcaattgtAGACTCCTCTTGCGAAGTTGTTGAAACACTTACTGGACAAACCGGACTTAATGGAGCCCCAACCTGATATGGTGCAGGTTCGATTCTCGCCAAGAGGCACATTCTTTTCTGGTAAGCAAATTGGCTGGACATAGTCACTAAATTTAAGCGGAGTTTTAAGCACAATCACTGCAATGTCATTGTTCATGTGTGAACCATCGCGGAATTTCTCATGTGTATACCAGTTCTCAATGAACGAATCCACTTCAGAGGATTCAGCAATATTGGCATAATGATCACCGACACGCACAAAGTAGGATCCCTTTGGATGACCGTACAGGCAATGGGCAGCAGTCAGAAGATGACGCTTAGAGATGACAACAGCGCCGCACCAATGACTTGAGATGCCGCCACGACCACGGGTACGTATGGTGGCCTGCCAAGGATGTCGGCCGCGACGCGCTATATTACCCTTAATCACACGCTCCTCAGGATGGGCATACTCATCGGTTAGATCATCTTTGAAGATGCCGCAACGGCGTGGCGTATGTAGAGCCTTGCTGGAACGTTCCCACAGTCCAATGTCCGATAAAGTAAAGGCGGGATGACTAATTTGCCCGGATGGGCTTCCCTTGATGTTGTGGCTGCCACCACCCACTGAGTGAAGGCGAACACTCTGCTGACGCTGCTGCCGGGTTGGTGGTGGCCCAGCTGTACAACGTAAACTTACATCTTCAGTATGATTGCAATTATGTTCGCCCCAATTCCAGTGACTGCATTTATCGATGCTACTTTCATTGCCATGACACATGACCTCATCCAGCCAAATGGGTCCACTTGCAGGACCAAAGATATTTTTCTCGATTTTCTATGCAAAGACAGTTTGACAATaaccaaaagaaaatgaaactTCAAATTAAACCTACGGCTGATCCATAGTATCCCAAAGAATTGCAGGCAATTTGCGCTGACTTTGCACTGAAATCGTCATCACAAACACTACCCCAGACACCATGGTACTTCACCTCCAGGCGACCTTCACTTGGATTGCGTCCACCCTCCAAACGATACTCAATGGGAGCCTGCCAAGTCCGCCAAATGGTTAAGATAAATTTTAGTTTCGATATGCTGCACACTCACCTTACAAACTGCTTCACTCTCGTCCGATTTATCGGCACAATCCTCTGTATGATCGCATACAAAGGCTGGTGGGATGCATTCCTTAGAGGTGTGACACAGCCAATAGTTGTTCGGGCACTTGAGCACGGGAACTTTGCAGACTACTCCTACGACTTCATCGACACCGCAATTGTGAATGCCCCAGCCCTTGAATTGGCAATCCTTGAGCATTGTCTCATTACCCTGGCACTCCACTTTGTCCATCATATAGTTGAAGTTGCGATCAGGTGGGGCATAATACGAATTGCCACGCACTTCTTGTGCGCCCATTTTATAGCCCAATTCGCGGCAAACAACATCGGCATCCCGTAAACCAAACTTGTCATCACACACGTAACCCCATTGACCGTTGACTGGAAAGAGCAACGTATTGACAATGACCCATTGAATTCACTTTCGCATCCAATCTGATATATGTAAATGCATACCCTTAACTTCAACGCGTCCCATGTGAGAGTTCTCGCCGCCAGTTAACCGCACCTGATAGCCCAAATGTTGACACTGGCTCTCGTCCCGGCGATTCGGGCCACAGTTATTCACTCCGTTGCACACTTCCTTTTGTTTAATGCACTTGCCATTGCCGCAATCGAATTCGCAGTCATTATCCTGGAAATTACTACGCATGGATATCTGATATTGAGATTTAGGTGTTGTTTCCTCAGCGTTAGGATTGGGTAGATattcctcatcctcatcctcatcttGATCTTTTGGCGAGTCAAAAGATTTGGGCAAACGTTGATCGGggtgatgatgctgatgatgaacTATGTCAGGAGTCGTCGTGTCAGGACTATTCTGTTCGGGATTTTGCCGAAAGGGATTGAGCAATTCGGGATGCTGGCTATGATAGAGGGGACTATGGTAATGGTGATTGTTGTGGTGCTGATGCTGATGGTGAGAATGCGGCTTCTCAAATGGATCGGGCAAATTTGGATGACGCCTATGAAAATCACGATTGTGCGGCGTAtgccaattgttgttgttgttgtttttgttgtttgtggcGGTAGTTGTGCTGGATGTGGTGGTTGTGGTCGTCATTGAATCGATGTCCACCTTGCGTGTGCCACGATGAAAATCATTTTGTGTATCACCAAAAGCATAGGTTGTAGGATTTATGGTCTGCTCAGTGTGTGTCGTTTCCTCAGCATCTGGAACAACAGAGTCAGAGTCGCTGTCAGATTCGTTCGTTTCAATGTCCAGGCTTTCCTGCTCGCCGGCCACAATGAGTTCAACATCATCGTCGGGTCGTATGGAATTTCTGGGAGTGGTTGTTGTGGATGTGGATGCAATAGTTCTAGAGGTAGGTGGCTTGCTTATCACCGTAGCTATGGCTGATTCAGTTTGTTTGGCTAAAATCTCCGGGGCATTGCCACTGTGATTGAAATAGGGACGCAGCATTAGACGCAAAGCCTCACCGAAAATCCGTTGATCATTTGAAGGATCGGAATTGGAATCTGCTTTAGCAGCTCTAGAATTTAATGTGGGATTGTAAAATTTATGATCAAAAGGAGGCGGACTAAGATCATGCCTCTTAGTTGTGCTCTCTCCAAACTCATCCAAATTATCATCGATATCCTCGGAAGGAATGAAAGGATCATGAGCTTTTGGTGTAGTAGTTGGCGGCGGAATCTTTTGCCAAGATGTATTATGGGAATGAGCTACAGCTGCATAGCCAGGACTATAATGTGGTGGCCTGACCTCTTTCGGTGAGCTAACATTGGCCATGGGTGGATAGATGGGAAATGTACGAAGATTTGTAGGCAAACGTGTTGTGGATGGGGTAGAAGGTTGTGCTGCTGGAgttggtgctggtggtggtggaggttGCAAGCCTCCATACAAATTTGACTCGTCTATAACTGGTTGGTGAGGCAACGGAGAGGATGGCGTAGGGAAACCCTTAACGGGCGGGTCATATAAATCTACAGGTTCCTGATGTGTTTCACTGGGAAACTGGTCATGTGATGGACTGTGTGGCGTGAGATTTTGGTCTAGGTCAACTGATTGCTGTCCAGCATCTGGTGTATAATCTAAATCAAGAGGTTGCTGTCCGCCTAAAGGAGCCAATGGTGGCAAGTCATGATTGGGATATTGTTGGCCAGCTCCAACCAAATCTCTACTAAAGTCTTGACGTGACAAACTATTGGGTGAGTAGTGTGACTGATGTGGTTGtggttgttggtggtggtggtggttatggtgctgctgctgctgatcctcctcctcctcttcgaCCTCTTCCACAACTGGATTAGCGTAATACACATGATCTGTAGAGGCAGGAGCCATGGGTGCCAATGGAGTCTTATAACTGGGATAATTACGATTCGGCTGTAGGGATCCTTCCACATAGAGCACACTCTGTGTGGGTATACGATGGGTAAAAGAGGTGCCATGACCAGACCAGCCTCCTGCTTCGCCGCCATATTGCTGATTCACTTGTCCaacctgctgctgctgctgctgctgatggtaATTTGTGAAGCCAATGCCAGCTGGACGCTGCATATTCATGGAGCTCCAACGATTACCACCGGCACTTTCCCCCCTGCCTTCATTGTAGGCTTTCGATTGACGACTCTCTGCAAGAGAAAGATCTTAAATCAATGTAATGGCAAAAGGAAATTTTTGGTGTAAGGTTAGTAACCATAGGACGACTGATCTATCATAACATCGTAATTGTAGTCGCATCGGTCATTTCGGGCCACCAGAGCACTGGCTAAACACAACTTGCGCGAGATACTGAAAATCTGTTCTGGGGAGCAATCCGAAATCGAAGCCAGCCGCCGTTCCGCCGACTGTGGACAAGTGAGATATTTGCTTGGCACTCGTGGATGTGGCAAAAGTATCGAGCCACTCAAACCCATGGGGCAGAAAATGGCGGCGTCTAGCGATTGAGTTTTGATCTGCTGCCACCATTCGTAGATGATAAGCAGTTCGCTTATGGTATAGAGGCGTTCCTGTCGCTGCACTTGCTCCACTCCCTGGCATCTGTGTTGCGAAAAGCTGAAATGTTCGCCGGGTGGGCAACTGACTAGTAGAATGTCATTGCCCTCGCA
The DNA window shown above is from Drosophila willistoni isolate 14030-0811.24 chromosome XR unlocalized genomic scaffold, UCI_dwil_1.1 Seg41, whole genome shotgun sequence and carries:
- the LOC6643128 gene encoding uncharacterized protein LOC6643128 isoform X3; the encoded protein is MVNGWCVFSLPPPPTPNCLVIGRPNPIALPLAALSDQHLNDLLCPAGVVGLFAHPFDQTKYLHCKAGKVAIQSCIPNYVFSIPNAYCKLKTEALYGEYVAYIVSVVSYEYSLILTACPAGTDGLHLYPYDGNKYIRCSNGKMSILRCEQQMAFSLSQRICRPRRLLASGDYVRFFEELQVELTGAQSGSYSYRDSQAFQSSLSACPRSLQGNYPYPFHGAYFIRCQNGLLQVESCPRGFVYSLGQRKCGNPRELSEHDYLSYSHRTLQISTDFMQDLTTVTCPTQISHGYYPHPFDCTKYLICRDQQTSVASCDQGTVFSISQQVCVARDQLAENDRVEYLSETQHEFYNQEEAEAEVSVTRENHLGHQHQGEVNCPPGAQGLQPHPFDCTKFLNCANGQTFIQNCGPGTAWNRISQVCDHKDKVAECHTGTTAYSSPGTSHGSTLISGNSGVYIPSASGSSFSSISGNGAVYSPATFSSSSTSTSGNAGVYSPSASGSSFISGNAGVYSPSASGSSFSSIAGNGAVYSPSISSSSSTSTSGKAGVYSPSASGSSFSSISGNGAVYSPATFSSSSTSTSGNAGVYSPSAPSSSFISGNTGTYSPSTSSSSSTSISGNSAAFSYKRLICPSSVYGLFPHPFDGSSYVSCQEGHTQIQQCPSGHVFSLSQGYCVYEQHVASWDHITGYQRQAQHLQQQEIDFLFCPQDGHHVYPFDCSKFLSCEGNDILLVSCPPGEHFSFSQHRCQGVEQVQRQERLYTISELLIIYEWWQQIKTQSLDAAIFCPMGLSGSILLPHPRVPSKYLTCPQSAERRLASISDCSPEQIFSISRKLCLASALVARNDRCDYNYDVMIDQSSYESRQSKAYNEGRGESAGGNRWSSMNMQRPAGIGFTNYHQQQQQQQVGQVNQQYGGEAGGWSGHGTSFTHRIPTQSVLYVEGSLQPNRNYPSYKTPLAPMAPASTDHVYYANPVVEEVEEEEEDQQQQHHNHHHHQQPQPHQSHYSPNSLSRQDFSRDLVGAGQQYPNHDLPPLAPLGGQQPLDLDYTPDAGQQSVDLDQNLTPHSPSHDQFPSETHQEPVDLYDPPVKGFPTPSSPLPHQPVIDESNLYGGLQPPPPPAPTPAAQPSTPSTTRLPTNLRTFPIYPPMANVSSPKEVRPPHYSPGYAAVAHSHNTSWQKIPPPTTTPKAHDPFIPSEDIDDNLDEFGESTTKRHDLSPPPFDHKFYNPTLNSRAAKADSNSDPSNDQRIFGEALRLMLRPYFNHSGNAPEILAKQTESAIATVISKPPTSRTIASTSTTTTPRNSIRPDDDVELIVAGEQESLDIETNESDSDSDSVVPDAEETTHTEQTINPTTYAFGDTQNDFHRGTRKVDIDSMTTTTTTSSTTTATNNKNNNNNNWHTPHNRDFHRRHPNLPDPFEKPHSHHQHQHHNNHHYHSPLYHSQHPELLNPFRQNPEQNSPDTTTPDIVHHQHHHPDQRLPKSFDSPKDQDEDEDEEYLPNPNAEETTPKSQYQISMRSNFQDNDCEFDCGNGKCIKQKEVCNGVNNCGPNRRDESQCQHLGYQVRLTGGENSHMGRVEVKVNGQWGYVCDDKFGLRDADVVCRELGYKMGAQEVRGNSYYAPPDRNFNYMMDKVECQGNETMLKDCQFKGWGIHNCGVDEVVGVVCKVPVLKCPNNYWLCHTSKECIPPAFVCDHTEDCADKSDESEAVCKAPIEYRLEGGRNPSEGRLEVKYHGVWGSVCDDDFSAKSAQIACNSLGYYGSAKIEKNIFGPASGPIWLDEVMCHGNESSIDKCSHWNWGEHNCNHTEDVSLRCTAGPPPTRQQRQQSVRLHSVGGGSHNIKGSPSGQISHPAFTLSDIGLWERSSKALHTPRRCGIFKDDLTDEYAHPEERVIKGNIARRGRHPWQATIRTRGRGGISSHWCGAVVISKRHLLTAAHCLYGHPKGSYFVRVGDHYANIAESSEVDSFIENWYTHEKFRDGSHMNNDIAVIVLKTPLKFSDYVQPICLPEKNVPLGENRTCTISGWGSIKSGLSTPSQILRSAQLPILSDATCKRSNVYGDAMTDGMFCAGSMDESVDACEGDSGGPLVCSDEDGETLYGIISWGQHCGYQNRPGVYVRVCHYIDWIYEKINHSLTKF
- the LOC6643128 gene encoding uncharacterized protein LOC6643128 isoform X1, with product MSKGLLGLWLLLAVLNRLQCSNAYQSGGSYYDAGQSGLSASTQSSYGGSARIQEQPIYERESACPAGFTGLKPYPHDCHRFVNCFNGRPTIQTCAPGTLFDARNLQCDSPSKVSCNGDIAEAAAAAVNSNQSSRSARLRQINTEPKCPAGVNGLHPHPFDCTKFLNCANGQTFVQSCGPGTAFSASLLICDYKNKVDCGAGISGGVAASEAYEGGYEESSGPSCPPGVRGLYPHPHDQRKYLRCGIGVKAQVEQCPATQIFDGQRLVCVFSATATNSQLSSALSDQHLNDLLCPAGVVGLFAHPFDQTKYLHCKAGKVAIQSCIPNYVFSIPNAYCKLKTEALYGEYVAYIVSVVSYEYSLILTACPAGTDGLHLYPYDGNKYIRCSNGKMSILRCEQQMAFSLSQRICRPRRLLASGDYVRFFEELQVELTGAQSGSYSYRDSQAFQSSLSACPRSLQGNYPYPFHGAYFIRCQNGLLQVESCPRGFVYSLGQRKCGNPRELSEHDYLSYSHRTLQISTDFMQDLTTVTCPTQISHGYYPHPFDCTKYLICRDQQTSVASCDQGTVFSISQQVCVARDQLAENDRVEYLSETQHEFYNQEEAEAEVSVTRENHLGHQHQGEVNCPPGAQGLQPHPFDCTKFLNCANGQTFIQNCGPGTAWNRISQVCDHKDKVAECHTGTTAYSSPGTSHGSTLISGNSGVYIPSASGSSFSSISGNGAVYSPATFSSSSTSTSGNAGVYSPSASGSSFISGNAGVYSPSASGSSFSSIAGNGAVYSPSISSSSSTSTSGKAGVYSPSASGSSFSSISGNGAVYSPATFSSSSTSTSGNAGVYSPSAPSSSFISGNTGTYSPSTSSSSSTSISGNSAAFSYKRLICPSSVYGLFPHPFDGSSYVSCQEGHTQIQQCPSGHVFSLSQGYCVYEQHVASWDHITGYQRQAQHLQQQEIDFLFCPQDGHHVYPFDCSKFLSCEGNDILLVSCPPGEHFSFSQHRCQGVEQVQRQERLYTISELLIIYEWWQQIKTQSLDAAIFCPMGLSGSILLPHPRVPSKYLTCPQSAERRLASISDCSPEQIFSISRKLCLASALVARNDRCDYNYDVMIDQSSYESRQSKAYNEGRGESAGGNRWSSMNMQRPAGIGFTNYHQQQQQQQVGQVNQQYGGEAGGWSGHGTSFTHRIPTQSVLYVEGSLQPNRNYPSYKTPLAPMAPASTDHVYYANPVVEEVEEEEEDQQQQHHNHHHHQQPQPHQSHYSPNSLSRQDFSRDLVGAGQQYPNHDLPPLAPLGGQQPLDLDYTPDAGQQSVDLDQNLTPHSPSHDQFPSETHQEPVDLYDPPVKGFPTPSSPLPHQPVIDESNLYGGLQPPPPPAPTPAAQPSTPSTTRLPTNLRTFPIYPPMANVSSPKEVRPPHYSPGYAAVAHSHNTSWQKIPPPTTTPKAHDPFIPSEDIDDNLDEFGESTTKRHDLSPPPFDHKFYNPTLNSRAAKADSNSDPSNDQRIFGEALRLMLRPYFNHSGNAPEILAKQTESAIATVISKPPTSRTIASTSTTTTPRNSIRPDDDVELIVAGEQESLDIETNESDSDSDSVVPDAEETTHTEQTINPTTYAFGDTQNDFHRGTRKVDIDSMTTTTTTSSTTTATNNKNNNNNNWHTPHNRDFHRRHPNLPDPFEKPHSHHQHQHHNNHHYHSPLYHSQHPELLNPFRQNPEQNSPDTTTPDIVHHQHHHPDQRLPKSFDSPKDQDEDEDEEYLPNPNAEETTPKSQYQISMRSNFQDNDCEFDCGNGKCIKQKEVCNGVNNCGPNRRDESQCQHLGYQVRLTGGENSHMGRVEVKVNGQWGYVCDDKFGLRDADVVCRELGYKMGAQEVRGNSYYAPPDRNFNYMMDKVECQGNETMLKDCQFKGWGIHNCGVDEVVGVVCKVPVLKCPNNYWLCHTSKECIPPAFVCDHTEDCADKSDESEAVCKAPIEYRLEGGRNPSEGRLEVKYHGVWGSVCDDDFSAKSAQIACNSLGYYGSAKIEKNIFGPASGPIWLDEVMCHGNESSIDKCSHWNWGEHNCNHTEDVSLRCTAGPPPTRQQRQQSVRLHSVGGGSHNIKGSPSGQISHPAFTLSDIGLWERSSKALHTPRRCGIFKDDLTDEYAHPEERVIKGNIARRGRHPWQATIRTRGRGGISSHWCGAVVISKRHLLTAAHCLYGHPKGSYFVRVGDHYANIAESSEVDSFIENWYTHEKFRDGSHMNNDIAVIVLKTPLKFSDYVQPICLPEKNVPLGENRTCTISGWGSIKSGLSTPSQILRSAQLPILSDATCKRSNVYGDAMTDGMFCAGSMDESVDACEGDSGGPLVCSDEDGETLYGIISWGQHCGYQNRPGVYVRVCHYIDWIYEKINHSLTKF